Genomic segment of Triticum aestivum cultivar Chinese Spring chromosome 6A, IWGSC CS RefSeq v2.1, whole genome shotgun sequence:
CATGTCAATAGTATGAGTTCGCAATTTGAATGGTTCCAACTTCACAGGGGTGCCAATTAATCAGTACGAGTTTGCAATTTGAATGGTTCCAACTTCACAGGGGTGCCAATTAATCAGAATTAGGCTCAAATCCGAACCGAAATATATTTCCTCTCAAATCCTACATATGTGGATTAATGTTAAACTGCTAATAGGGGTTAACCTAACCTAAATACAGTCTGGGTCCAGGTTTAAGTCTAACAGATGAATACAAccaaaataaaagcaaatgaacaGTGGGTAGGTTGCAGACTCCCGTGGAATATGAATTGTAACGTCTAGGGTTATGGATCCCAATCTAAACATCTTTGAGTATATCAAAGTTCTAAGCCAAATAATGGATATATTAAAATCGATCTAGTATTTATTTGGTAACTTTTTGAGAATTTATTAACACAGCTCAGCTCATACGATCATATCCACATCAATATCAACCAGGAAGCTGCAATCCATATCTATACCGCTGTCCACTGATAGATACCAAGTCACTAAGTACAGAACCaatccctccgttccataatataggacatttttgcaagctaacatagcttgcaaAAAGTCTTTACATTGCGGGGCGGAAGGAGTATATGGATCTACATTTAAAAAGACTTGATAATTTCGTAGAAGCGACATCGCTCTTGGAAACTCACCCTAATTTCAGGGAAACATCGGAACCATCATCATTATCCTGTGAACTTCCGGAGTGTAATGCAGTCATGACGGATTCCGAGGACTGCCCATCTTCAGCAACAACATTTTCGGTATCAGCAACCACTAGCTTGCCAGCTGTTGGAATCTGGCCTACCTGCATCCAGATAAAACAAAGCAAATAGAAATTAGTATTCAGATGGACTGCACTGAAAAATAACAATACAGATATTGGCTAAAGAAAGTTGAGTTTCAAGTACATACTTGGTTCCTTAGTTTCATGTTCTCCTCTGCCAGTTGTGAACTCTGTGGTACAATATGCAAGTGGTACAACATTTATTAGTTTTACAACTTACCTCTACAGACAAGGGTACTTCAAAACAATAAATCGACATTCTACCGTTCATCTAATTCTCTATGTGTTTAACTTCCAACAGCTTTCAAGCAGTAAGTGCAAGCTTTTCCCTTCATATAGGCATATAGCTGCCACAATGTGGAAGGTAGTCCTTATTTTGCATGCTAGATTGGTAAATGATGACAGACCAAGTagaacatactccctctgtcccaaaattgtACTAAGGTCAAGACACTtcttttgggacggagggagtatataggccATTGAGTTTTTTATTTCATCAAATGGGAACTTATGCCTCCATCTTCAAACCAGTCAAAATAATTAAGTTTATATAAGGTGAAAAGGGACAGCAAATATAACTAGCAGTATGGTCTGCTAAACTGAACCATAAGTAGAACATAAAAATACATCAAAATGTTAAGAGGTGGATAAAGTAACGTATATTggataaaataaaataagaatatTTAGTCATTTACACATGTAAACAACAGAAAATAATATACTTTCTTGCTTTGGTACTGAAAGGCATAATAAAGTTAAAAAGGCTGTCCACATATGCAAACACTAAATTGTCGTACTATCTTCTCTCTGGTTTAAGCACTCGATCACATGGTCTGttatatttgcttgcatcttttaaAAGGATGGTGCTCAAGAATTCAGACTCTGAACATATCCCTATTTTCCTATTTTAGTACACAAGGCTCCAATAAAGTTGCAAAAATCCAGTTGTACTATCCAACCACAAAAACATGAATAATTTCTTCTTTGTTAGCAGACAATACACAAAATTATTGTCTATATACAAAATATTCTATTAAGAATGAATCAGTGGATGTAAAAATGTAAAAATTAAGAAATTAATGTAACATTTGGCTTTatttatttaaaacaaatccatGGTTCTTCACCTAAAATAATGACGTCAAAATTGATCTTGCAATAAGTTGTACCTTTCGATGCAGTTCATTTATCTGTTCCAAGAATTGTTGATCCTGCAAAATCATACAGCCCGCTAAATAGTTGCTCTTTTTGAGCCTGATTAGAAGGGAACTTTGAAAAATGACATGTTCAGTGACCGTACTTTTGTCTGAAGCACCCTGTGCAGACCAGTTTCTAGGTTTTTCTCCAACTGCTGGAGTTCATCAACACTCAACCCCTCAAGCTCCTCACCTCTCATCTGTCTATAGGTTGGACAAGAATTGCCATTATTATATATGGAATTGCAAAATAAATTCAGCATGGATCATGTAAAAAATATAATGGGGAGAACATAACCTTAGTCGAAGACTAGCTTCTGCAAGCTGATCGTTCAAATTTGCATACTTGCTATGCTCTAACTGAAAATAGAAATGCGCCAGCATGTCAGTACTAATTTGATTAAGAAATTTAATCAACCAAATCGCAACTACCTTCATATACCAAGAGGAGTTTATAAATGAATACTATCAATGCATTCAGAAAAGGCAGTAATTATCATATTGCAATAGCTGATAAATTTTTTTGCCTACATTTTGCCCAAGGCTTCTACTTTATAAAGTGTTGACATCCATTAATAAAAATAAGGAAGAGAAGTACACCTTTTCACAGCTATCATGAACAATAAGTGTTGTGGTTAACTAAAacaacgacacttattttgggacagagggagtattatatgTGGCCTAACACCCAACTCAAAAAAAACTTGAAAAGGGTGTGGTTGTTTTAAAAAATTCAAGAATTAAATTTTAGAGTTTCAAAAAATTCTacatgattttgtcttttttgtgtagatCTCACCATAATATATATATCATCTTCAAAAATTGCATACATGTAGGATACATCCATATGAATGtgtataatttttttcaaaaaaaatagtaacttcaaaatatgaattttttttcttttttcaaaatAACCACCTCCATCAAGGTCGCCCGCCATTGGCATTTTGGGATAGAAGATACTGCTTTTCAACTTTCAAGTATTCTTTATAGCAAAGTTTCGCTTCAATGGTTTTAGATGGGGAAAATGCATTTATATGAAGGTTTGTGCTAGATTAGGCCTTGAATATAAGATATTTTATTTTGGGCCACATCCTTATATTGCTTATGTAGATTCACAAGTATTGGGACACTACAAACACAGAACTTCAATTTGCTGGCTAACATCACTGAGGGTGAGAAGTGATTATTACGTTCAAGTCAAGAGCAGGCTGGTCTGTTTTCCCCAGGTTCTTAGAATGCGTGCTGTACTTGTCGATGATCTCATTCATACTGTCCAAGGAAAGGCAATATCAGTACGACATGAAGCTACAACTAATCAATAAAAAAGGAAATGACTAAAATAACAGTGATATAGGGATGTTCAGAATTATACAGGGGCATACTAGGTACATTAACTATAGTCACCTTGACAGTTCATTGTAACAATGACGATCAAATTACTAGAAATCACTGACAAGAGTATGAAGTTAGGTTAAAGTGAAGACTGAACTCTGATGTTAACCCGAACGAAAAAACACTAGTCCATAAGTAATAACATTTCTACATATATAAGATGACACCCGTTAG
This window contains:
- the LOC780635 gene encoding MADS-box transcription factor 22, yielding MARERREIKRIESAAARQVTFSKRRRGLFKKAEELSVLCDADVALIVFSSTGKLSQFASSSMNEIIDKYSTHSKNLGKTDQPALDLNLEHSKYANLNDQLAEASLRLRQMRGEELEGLSVDELQQLEKNLETGLHRVLQTKDQQFLEQINELHRKSSQLAEENMKLRNQVGQIPTAGKLVVADTENVVAEDGQSSESVMTALHSGSSQDNDDGSDVSLKLGLPCLPWK